The Streptomyces sp. NBC_01689 genome includes a window with the following:
- the ypfJ gene encoding KPN_02809 family neutral zinc metallopeptidase: MEFDDDAALDTSEVQDNRGGTLGGIPGGGKTVGGGVVGLLVLVASLLFGVDPGLFGSDGTDSSPGTGTGTGRSAADLEADCRTGADANRKEECRIVAVVDSVQEFWKQTETAAGTSYEQAPTFLFTGSVNTGCGNATSDVGPFYCSADDKVYLDLGFFDDLSSKFGARGGPFAEAYVIAHEYGHHIQDLSGTLSRGSGQGRNSGSVKLELQADCYAGVWAHHATTTPDPGSGKPLITKLTRDDIDRGLDAAAAVGDDRIQQRYQGRVTPDTWTHGSASQRRQWFSTGYGSGGVDRCDTFG, encoded by the coding sequence ATGGAATTCGACGACGACGCCGCCCTGGACACGTCCGAGGTGCAGGACAACCGGGGCGGAACGCTGGGCGGCATACCCGGCGGCGGGAAGACCGTCGGCGGGGGAGTGGTCGGGCTCCTGGTGCTGGTCGCCTCGCTGCTCTTCGGCGTGGACCCGGGCCTGTTCGGCTCGGACGGGACTGATTCCTCGCCGGGCACCGGTACCGGAACGGGAAGGTCCGCCGCCGACCTGGAGGCCGACTGCCGCACCGGGGCGGACGCCAACCGCAAGGAGGAATGCCGGATCGTCGCCGTGGTCGACAGCGTCCAGGAGTTCTGGAAGCAGACGGAGACAGCAGCCGGCACCTCGTACGAGCAGGCCCCGACGTTCCTGTTCACCGGCAGCGTGAACACAGGCTGCGGCAACGCCACTTCCGACGTCGGTCCCTTCTACTGCTCCGCCGATGACAAGGTCTATCTCGACCTCGGCTTCTTCGACGACCTGAGCAGCAAGTTCGGTGCCCGGGGCGGCCCCTTCGCCGAGGCCTACGTCATCGCGCACGAATACGGGCACCACATACAGGACCTCAGCGGCACCCTTTCCCGTGGCAGCGGCCAGGGCCGGAACAGCGGCTCGGTGAAACTGGAACTCCAGGCGGACTGCTATGCGGGGGTGTGGGCCCACCACGCCACGACCACACCTGACCCCGGCAGCGGAAAGCCACTGATCACCAAGTTGACCCGGGACGACATCGACCGCGGGCTGGACGCGGCCGCGGCCGTCGGCGACGACCGTATCCAGCAGCGGTACCAGGGCAGGGTCACGCCCGACACCTGGACCCATGGCTCCGCGAGCCAGCGCCGCCAGTGGTTCTCCACCGGCTACGGCTCGGGCGGCGTCGACCGGTGCGACACGTTCGGCTGA
- a CDS encoding acetoacetate decarboxylase family protein → MPTPTQDTVTVDVGGRTVTVPKGGLYDRYRMDTDLDDVARDPRVSDVDFFRRLPKVKVDSPIGTTLTPNFYYPVSTARLTMLAPSRAIRSRLPGELAPLEIVPGLGLVSVMFFRYDVCDIDFYTEAAVGIAVKPARHGGLGFFDLVAGLKNEHLDSYVLSLPVSTEIAQVRGHDGYGFPKWVAGLDVDIDPRRTEARVANDAGGTDLSLHAVTPGQTAFRSGERVGSLTSYTSMDGAWHSTLSQTNVLSAGTTRLPRDLRLQVGEGRMADDLRSLRPTRPLQLDVMTQGQLALHMPVPSSVPARNK, encoded by the coding sequence ATGCCCACACCCACGCAGGACACGGTCACGGTCGACGTGGGCGGCCGCACCGTCACCGTCCCCAAGGGCGGCCTGTACGACCGGTACCGGATGGACACCGACCTGGACGACGTCGCCCGGGACCCCCGCGTCAGCGATGTGGACTTCTTCCGCAGGCTCCCCAAGGTCAAGGTCGATTCACCGATCGGCACCACCCTGACGCCGAACTTCTACTACCCCGTCTCGACCGCGCGGCTCACCATGCTCGCCCCCTCCCGCGCCATCCGTTCCCGCCTGCCCGGGGAACTGGCGCCGCTGGAGATCGTCCCCGGCCTCGGTCTCGTGTCGGTGATGTTCTTCCGCTACGACGTGTGTGACATCGACTTCTACACCGAGGCCGCCGTCGGTATCGCCGTCAAGCCGGCCCGGCACGGCGGGCTCGGCTTCTTCGACCTGGTCGCAGGCCTGAAGAACGAGCACCTCGACTCCTATGTGCTGTCCCTCCCGGTGAGCACCGAGATCGCCCAGGTGCGCGGCCACGACGGCTACGGCTTCCCCAAGTGGGTCGCCGGTCTCGACGTCGACATCGACCCCCGGCGGACCGAGGCGCGGGTCGCCAACGACGCGGGCGGGACCGACCTCTCCCTCCACGCGGTCACGCCCGGGCAGACCGCCTTTCGAAGCGGCGAGCGCGTCGGTTCGCTCACCTCCTACACCTCCATGGACGGCGCGTGGCATTCGACGCTGAGTCAGACCAACGTGCTGTCGGCCGGTACGACGCGTCTTCCGCGCGACCTCCGGCTCCAGGTCGGCGAAGGCCGCATGGCGGACGACCTGCGCTCGCTCAGGCCGACACGCCCCCTCCAGCTCGACGTCATGACACAGGGTCAGCTCGCGCTGCACATGCCGGTGCCCAGCTCCGTCCCGGCCCGGAACAAGTAG
- a CDS encoding NAD(P)H-binding protein — MADRRDAPVAVTGVTGALGSRVAARLADRGVPQLLVGRSPDRMPELPGAERRGPAAYGDASAMREALEGASTLVLVSGHRTGRRLEEHASVVEAAITVGVTRVLYVSLVGASPVATYTNARDQWLTEQFLAGAGIRHTVLRAGFYTATPAALADEELVVSGPASTGRAAFVTHEDIADVITEVVLDQAPAAEHDGATLDITGPEAVTLEEAVTRIAAATGRPYRYEPESLEEAFARRWRQGMSGEQIETWISWYQAIEKGEISAVTDVVPRLTGSPATPISDAPWWPAPNTARGSR; from the coding sequence ATGGCTGACCGGCGTGACGCCCCTGTGGCGGTCACCGGAGTGACCGGAGCACTGGGCAGCCGGGTCGCGGCCCGGCTCGCCGACCGTGGCGTCCCCCAACTCCTCGTCGGGCGCAGCCCCGACCGCATGCCCGAACTTCCGGGCGCCGAGCGACGGGGTCCGGCCGCGTACGGCGACGCGTCCGCCATGCGCGAGGCGCTGGAGGGCGCGTCGACCCTGGTCCTGGTGTCCGGACACCGCACGGGGCGGCGTCTGGAGGAACACGCCTCGGTGGTCGAGGCCGCCATCACGGTCGGCGTGACCCGGGTCCTGTACGTGTCCCTCGTCGGCGCGTCGCCCGTCGCCACGTACACCAATGCCCGCGACCAGTGGCTGACCGAACAGTTCCTGGCGGGAGCCGGGATCCGCCACACGGTGCTCCGGGCGGGCTTCTACACGGCGACACCGGCCGCGCTCGCGGACGAGGAACTCGTCGTGAGCGGCCCCGCGAGCACCGGCCGGGCGGCCTTCGTCACCCACGAGGACATCGCCGACGTGATCACGGAAGTCGTCCTCGACCAGGCTCCCGCCGCCGAACACGACGGAGCCACCCTCGACATCACCGGGCCCGAGGCCGTCACCCTCGAGGAGGCGGTCACGCGCATCGCCGCGGCCACCGGCCGGCCCTACCGCTACGAGCCCGAGAGTCTGGAGGAAGCCTTCGCACGGCGATGGAGACAGGGCATGAGCGGGGAACAGATCGAGACCTGGATCTCGTGGTACCAGGCGATCGAGAAGGGGGAGATCTCCGCGGTCACCGACGTCGTCCCCCGGCTCACCGGTTCACCGGCGACCCCGATCTCCGACGCGCCCTGGTGGCCCGCACCGAACACGGCGCGCGGCAGCCGCTGA
- a CDS encoding transposase: MGVTRSTDTEGRDRSSAVEDRQVVNGMVDKIRTGISWRDLPERYGP; the protein is encoded by the coding sequence GTGGGAGTTACTCGCTCCACTGATACCGAGGGCCGCGACAGGTCGTCCGCGGTGGAGGACCGTCAGGTTGTCAACGGGATGGTTGACAAGATCCGGACCGGGATCTCCTGGCGAGACCTGCCAGAACGCTACGGACCATGA
- a CDS encoding AfsR/SARP family transcriptional regulator has translation MDLHGFRRLLTRARATDDDIQAAALFEQTPRLWRAGPIATLDTPWSKALRDTLVQERHAASLGLVDLRLRLGRHATLPAEPSARAEAHPLDERLAGQLMLALHRCGRSAEPLDHYHRTRGRPAREPGVEPGKALRDIQSAVVTVVTPGRTAATAVRDGAGGPLIPPVARR, from the coding sequence GTGGACCTGCACGGGTTCCGCCGCCTCCTGACGCGGGCCCGTGCCACCGACGACGACATCCAGGCCGCCGCCCTGTTCGAGCAGACGCCGCGGCTGTGGCGCGCGGGACCCATCGCCACCCTCGACACCCCCTGGTCAAAAGCCCTGCGCGACACCCTCGTCCAGGAACGGCATGCGGCAAGTCTGGGCCTGGTCGATCTGCGATTACGTCTGGGGCGGCACGCCACTCTCCCGGCGGAACCGTCGGCCCGCGCGGAGGCCCACCCCCTGGACGAGCGTCTGGCGGGCCAGTTGATGCTCGCCCTGCACCGCTGCGGCCGTTCCGCCGAACCCCTCGACCACTACCACCGCACCCGCGGCCGACCGGCCCGGGAGCCGGGCGTCGAGCCCGGCAAGGCGCTGCGGGACATCCAGAGCGCCGTCGTCACGGTCGTCACCCCGGGAAGGACGGCCGCGACCGCCGTTCGCGATGGTGCCGGAGGACCCCTGATACCACCGGTCGCACGCCGCTGA
- a CDS encoding TetR/AcrR family transcriptional regulator produces the protein MPQATAYHHGDLRAACLRAARELLEEDGSAGLSLRAVARRAGVSATAPYRHFADRDALVSAVAAEGYRELATDLAAAHPHPSTPGELAAVAVAYVRFALDHPALFRAMFAEPCDPASEERVAATAVISEYVRSIVRSTFPDSDAGALATAVWALVHGLAFLHLDGKLDASTLEIVGDQVRAAVSALFTAAHPTGAAFASPRQP, from the coding sequence GTGCCGCAAGCGACCGCGTACCACCACGGAGATCTCCGGGCCGCCTGCCTGCGCGCCGCGCGGGAACTGCTGGAGGAGGACGGCAGCGCCGGCCTGTCACTGAGAGCGGTGGCCCGCCGGGCCGGAGTGTCGGCGACCGCCCCTTACCGCCACTTCGCCGACCGCGACGCCCTGGTCTCGGCGGTCGCCGCCGAGGGATACCGCGAACTCGCGACGGACCTGGCCGCGGCCCACCCCCACCCCTCGACGCCCGGCGAACTGGCCGCCGTCGCCGTCGCCTACGTGCGGTTCGCGCTCGACCATCCCGCGCTGTTCCGGGCGATGTTCGCCGAGCCCTGCGACCCGGCCAGCGAGGAACGCGTCGCCGCGACCGCGGTCATCTCGGAGTACGTCCGGAGCATCGTCCGCTCCACGTTCCCGGACTCGGACGCGGGCGCCCTGGCGACCGCGGTGTGGGCCCTCGTCCATGGCCTGGCCTTCCTGCACCTGGACGGCAAGCTCGACGCCTCCACCCTCGAGATCGTCGGCGATCAGGTCCGCGCCGCCGTGAGCGCGCTCTTCACCGCCGCCCACCCGACGGGCGCGGCCTTCGCCTCGCCCCGGCAGCCGTAG
- a CDS encoding NADPH-dependent F420 reductase has product MTTIAVLGNGRVGGNLATALTRAGHEVTVADRTPGAAADAARTARVVVNATPGAGSLDRLVALREELRDKILVDVSNATVDGPDGLPAELIHPGSSLAEQLQEALPGTRVVKTLNTMLFPVMTAPAMLTQAPDVFLSGDDAEAKQTVRELLGDLGWRTEWITDLGGIRTARATEAAILFVPHVIRSSGFTPFAISIAR; this is encoded by the coding sequence ATGACCACGATCGCAGTTCTCGGAAACGGCCGCGTCGGCGGCAACCTGGCCACGGCCCTCACCCGGGCGGGACATGAGGTGACGGTGGCGGACCGCACGCCGGGTGCCGCCGCCGACGCCGCCCGGACGGCCCGGGTGGTCGTCAACGCCACCCCGGGCGCCGGCTCACTGGACCGGCTCGTCGCCCTGCGCGAGGAACTGCGCGACAAGATCCTCGTCGACGTCTCCAACGCCACCGTCGACGGACCGGACGGGCTGCCCGCCGAGCTGATCCACCCCGGCTCGAGCCTCGCCGAGCAACTCCAGGAAGCGCTGCCCGGCACGCGCGTCGTCAAGACGCTCAACACCATGCTCTTCCCGGTGATGACCGCACCGGCCATGCTCACCCAGGCGCCCGACGTGTTCCTCTCCGGCGACGACGCCGAGGCCAAGCAGACCGTCCGCGAACTGCTCGGCGACCTCGGCTGGCGCACGGAGTGGATCACTGATCTCGGCGGGATCCGGACGGCTCGCGCCACGGAGGCCGCGATCCTGTTCGTACCGCACGTGATCAGGTCCAGCGGATTCACCCCCTTCGCGATCTCGATCGCCCGCTGA
- a CDS encoding LysR family transcriptional regulator yields MQLDLNLLSALDALLEEGSVAGAAARLHVTAPAMSRSLGRIRRTTGDQILVRTGHTMTPTPYAIAVRGQVHELLHQVQAVLAPSRELDLATLERTFTLRWHDSLVALSGPALLAAVREQAPGVRLRFLAESSTDTAELRRGEVDLEANANRPSAPDIRAENVGDTRLVVVVRQGHPLTRVRTVDAKRYAAAEHVTVSRRGNLGNAVDEALARLGLTRRVVASAPTEAAALEFARGSDLVVSVPEATTRSSVAELGLTLLPLPVELPSAPVYLSWHQRYDTDTAHTWLRGLARTALSVTP; encoded by the coding sequence ATGCAATTGGATTTGAATCTGCTCTCCGCGCTCGACGCGCTGCTGGAGGAGGGCAGTGTGGCCGGTGCCGCCGCACGCCTGCATGTCACCGCCCCCGCGATGAGCCGGAGTCTGGGCCGGATCCGGCGTACGACGGGGGACCAGATCCTGGTGCGCACCGGACACACGATGACCCCGACGCCGTACGCCATCGCCGTCCGCGGCCAGGTGCACGAGCTGCTGCACCAGGTCCAGGCGGTGCTGGCGCCGAGCCGTGAACTCGACCTGGCGACGTTGGAGCGCACCTTCACCCTCCGCTGGCACGATTCCCTGGTCGCGCTGAGCGGTCCCGCTCTCCTCGCGGCCGTGCGTGAGCAGGCGCCGGGCGTACGGTTGCGCTTCCTCGCCGAATCGAGCACCGACACAGCCGAGTTGCGGCGCGGCGAGGTCGACCTGGAGGCGAACGCCAACCGTCCGAGCGCGCCGGACATCCGCGCCGAGAACGTGGGCGACACCCGGCTCGTCGTCGTCGTGCGGCAGGGGCACCCGCTCACCCGTGTCCGGACCGTCGACGCGAAGCGGTACGCCGCCGCCGAGCACGTCACCGTCTCGCGACGCGGCAACCTCGGCAACGCCGTCGACGAGGCCCTCGCGCGGCTCGGTCTCACCCGCCGGGTGGTGGCGAGCGCGCCCACGGAGGCAGCCGCGCTGGAGTTCGCGCGCGGCTCCGATCTCGTCGTCAGCGTCCCCGAGGCCACCACACGGTCCTCGGTCGCCGAACTCGGCCTGACCCTGCTCCCTCTCCCCGTCGAACTCCCTTCGGCGCCCGTGTACTTGTCGTGGCATCAGCGCTACGACACCGACACCGCCCACACCTGGCTGCGCGGGCTGGCGCGAACGGCGCTGAGCGTCACCCCGTGA
- a CDS encoding TetR/AcrR family transcriptional regulator codes for METNPVLEVSDKDRQRTDVIVEAAGRLFFASGFARVSMDELARELGMSKKTIYRHFPDKRSLLTAVLDRQFAAVERTLMAAEEAEGQPFEVRVERLLIAAGGELGRIGAAQLATGRGDAMLRQYVEQRMDAVVYRRLDELFREGHRRGVLPAPPELLSEITRGALERLVTSQLPRELDWSAADLLRATVDTVLYGAIRPAREDGVHADGRRAVVPVARDDAHDVGP; via the coding sequence ATGGAAACCAACCCGGTTTTGGAAGTTTCCGACAAGGACCGTCAGCGTACCGACGTGATCGTGGAAGCGGCGGGACGGCTGTTCTTCGCGTCGGGTTTCGCACGGGTGAGCATGGACGAACTCGCCCGCGAACTCGGGATGAGCAAGAAGACGATCTACCGTCATTTCCCGGACAAGCGCAGTCTCTTGACCGCGGTACTGGACCGGCAGTTCGCGGCGGTGGAACGCACGCTGATGGCGGCCGAGGAGGCCGAGGGGCAGCCGTTCGAAGTGCGAGTCGAGCGGCTGCTGATCGCGGCGGGCGGCGAACTCGGCCGCATCGGCGCGGCTCAGCTCGCGACGGGACGAGGCGACGCGATGCTCCGCCAGTACGTGGAGCAGCGTATGGACGCGGTGGTCTACCGGCGGCTCGACGAACTGTTCCGCGAGGGGCACCGGCGGGGTGTGCTGCCGGCACCGCCAGAGCTGCTGAGTGAGATCACCCGCGGCGCGCTGGAGCGTCTCGTCACCTCGCAGCTGCCGCGCGAGCTCGACTGGAGCGCGGCCGATCTGCTGCGCGCGACCGTGGACACCGTTCTCTACGGGGCGATCCGTCCGGCGCGAGAAGACGGCGTCCACGCGGACGGACGTCGGGCGGTCGTCCCGGTGGCCCGCGACGACGCGCACGACGTCGGTCCGTAG
- a CDS encoding 3'(2'),5'-bisphosphate nucleotidase CysQ produces MSEPFQTPAPATPAADAFAAAASGAVTPAASDADLLDGTASAVRAAGSALRERFGEVVRYRTREELMRALAANDDTALDILRPRLARLRPDAGWVEDELDGGALPPGEWWVVDPAEGNVNHLHALPEWAVTATLVRENRPVLTVVHLPLTGETYTALAGGGAHLDGRPLSVSGTMDLGLGIVATSQARPDEDEKVVRRVGSSITAMLFDALVVRTAVPATLHLLNVAAGRIDAFWQFAGARADLLPGALLVTEAGGRISDAEGRPWTPESESFLAAAPGVHADAVATLSR; encoded by the coding sequence ATGTCCGAACCGTTTCAGACCCCAGCCCCAGCCACACCCGCCGCGGACGCCTTCGCGGCAGCCGCTTCCGGCGCGGTCACCCCCGCCGCATCCGACGCCGACCTGCTCGACGGGACCGCGAGCGCCGTACGCGCCGCGGGTTCGGCGCTGCGGGAGCGCTTCGGCGAGGTGGTCCGCTACCGGACGCGCGAGGAGCTGATGCGCGCGCTCGCGGCCAACGACGACACGGCCCTCGACATCCTGCGTCCCCGTCTCGCACGGCTGCGTCCGGACGCCGGCTGGGTGGAGGACGAGCTGGACGGCGGCGCGCTGCCGCCCGGCGAATGGTGGGTCGTGGATCCGGCCGAAGGCAACGTGAACCACCTGCACGCCCTGCCGGAGTGGGCGGTGACCGCCACTCTCGTGCGCGAGAACCGGCCGGTGCTCACCGTGGTCCACCTGCCGCTGACCGGCGAGACCTACACGGCGCTCGCCGGTGGGGGCGCCCACCTCGACGGCCGCCCGTTGAGCGTCTCCGGGACCATGGATCTCGGCCTGGGCATCGTGGCCACCAGCCAGGCCCGGCCCGACGAGGACGAGAAGGTCGTGCGGCGCGTCGGCTCCTCGATCACCGCGATGCTCTTCGACGCGCTCGTCGTCCGCACCGCGGTCCCGGCGACCCTGCACCTGCTGAACGTCGCCGCAGGACGGATCGACGCCTTCTGGCAGTTCGCCGGCGCCCGCGCCGACCTGCTGCCCGGGGCCCTGCTCGTCACCGAGGCGGGCGGACGGATCTCGGACGCCGAGGGCCGCCCCTGGACCCCGGAGAGCGAGAGCTTCCTGGCCGCCGCACCCGGCGTCCACGCCGACGCCGTCGCCACCCTCTCGCGCTGA
- a CDS encoding NADH:flavin oxidoreductase/NADH oxidase family protein — MSGELFTPLPLRSGQVLRNRIAKAAMEENMAGDGQLPDEELLTLYRRWAAGGAGLLITGNVMVHAEALTGPAGVVLDEAAPLKPFSEWARAGKSGGGAVWMQINHPGRQVGSDMPGVVWGPSDVGVDLGRHSRRFGRPTAMTAEQIKATVTRYAITAHRAETAGFDGVEIHAAHGYLLSQFLSPLVNKRTDRWGGPLENRARMLLDVVRAVRDAVSPSFAVAVKLNSADFQRGGFDADDARQVIGMLEPLGVDLVELSGGSYESPAMSGRAADSRTQAREAYFLDLAKDLVRTSPLPLMLTGGITRRETAETVLAGGVAIVGMGTALAVTPDLPDRWRRGREADRGLRPVTWSDKALASAASMAQVRHQMRRIARGSRPTPSTHPALALLAERRRQRRALRRYRLWLTGPRTTPPGGATTRSSAATP, encoded by the coding sequence ATGTCCGGCGAGCTGTTCACGCCGCTGCCCCTGCGCTCGGGGCAGGTCCTGCGCAACCGGATCGCGAAGGCGGCGATGGAGGAGAACATGGCCGGTGACGGCCAGCTTCCCGACGAGGAGCTGCTGACGTTGTACCGGCGGTGGGCCGCCGGGGGAGCGGGCCTGCTGATCACCGGAAACGTCATGGTCCACGCCGAGGCGCTGACCGGTCCCGCGGGCGTCGTGCTGGATGAGGCCGCGCCACTGAAACCGTTCAGTGAGTGGGCCAGGGCCGGGAAGAGCGGTGGCGGGGCGGTCTGGATGCAGATCAACCACCCCGGCCGGCAAGTCGGGTCGGACATGCCGGGGGTCGTGTGGGGGCCTTCGGACGTGGGTGTCGACCTGGGCAGGCACAGCCGTCGCTTCGGCCGTCCCACCGCGATGACCGCGGAGCAGATCAAGGCCACCGTGACCCGCTACGCGATCACCGCGCACCGGGCCGAGACGGCGGGCTTCGACGGCGTGGAGATCCATGCCGCACACGGATACCTGCTGTCGCAGTTCCTGTCCCCCCTGGTCAACAAGCGCACCGACCGGTGGGGCGGACCGCTGGAGAACCGGGCGCGGATGCTTCTGGACGTCGTCCGCGCGGTGCGGGACGCCGTGTCGCCTTCCTTCGCGGTCGCGGTCAAGCTGAATTCCGCGGACTTCCAGCGCGGCGGATTCGACGCCGACGACGCCCGCCAGGTGATCGGCATGCTCGAACCGCTCGGCGTCGACCTGGTCGAACTGTCCGGCGGCAGCTATGAGAGCCCGGCGATGTCCGGCCGTGCCGCCGACTCCCGCACGCAGGCCCGCGAGGCCTACTTCCTCGACCTGGCCAAGGACCTCGTGCGCACCAGCCCGCTGCCGCTGATGCTCACCGGCGGTATCACCCGCCGCGAGACGGCCGAGACGGTCCTCGCCGGCGGTGTGGCGATCGTCGGGATGGGGACCGCGCTCGCCGTCACCCCCGACCTTCCCGACCGCTGGCGCCGCGGCCGGGAAGCCGACCGCGGGCTGCGGCCGGTGACGTGGTCGGACAAGGCCCTCGCCTCCGCCGCGAGCATGGCCCAGGTCCGCCACCAGATGCGCCGGATCGCCCGCGGCAGCAGGCCCACGCCCAGCACCCATCCCGCCCTGGCCCTGCTCGCCGAGCGGCGCAGGCAGCGACGCGCCCTGCGCCGCTACCGACTCTGGCTGACCGGGCCGCGCACGACGCCGCCCGGCGGGGCGACCACGAGAAGTTCCGCCGCTACGCCCTGA